Proteins from one Nitrobacteraceae bacterium AZCC 2146 genomic window:
- a CDS encoding hypothetical protein (product_source=Hypo-rule applied) yields the protein MSNGANLHTRANMFATSKAMIVEAPNWQPIRTFVEYAHSKPVGRFVSRKSRRAMTWEGFGERHLMRISEADGQFVRYLAQPHRLEIRVDHSDKPLLYFPDLRRDLKDGTIEIIEVKRTEKEIEADPDYAFKIAMAESVYAALGWKFRIIIAEEEIDVNPIYSNAKMICEDKFSLIGTRERLAIEEAFQINEALPYGRAIEIIASAADVPLERAQAVLHALVCTRRAAIDIRKKITRDSAVTKP from the coding sequence ATGAGTAATGGTGCAAATCTTCATACTCGCGCGAATATGTTCGCGACATCGAAGGCGATGATTGTGGAAGCGCCGAACTGGCAACCGATACGGACATTCGTTGAGTACGCTCATTCGAAACCGGTAGGTCGCTTCGTTTCGCGCAAGTCACGACGCGCCATGACATGGGAAGGTTTCGGCGAGCGTCATCTGATGAGGATATCCGAAGCGGATGGCCAGTTCGTGCGTTACCTCGCGCAACCTCACAGGCTCGAGATCAGGGTCGACCACAGCGATAAGCCGCTGTTGTACTTCCCCGATCTCAGGCGGGACCTTAAGGACGGCACGATCGAGATCATCGAGGTCAAGAGGACGGAGAAGGAGATCGAAGCAGATCCCGACTATGCCTTCAAGATCGCGATGGCCGAAAGCGTCTACGCGGCATTGGGATGGAAATTCCGAATCATAATCGCGGAGGAGGAGATCGACGTCAATCCGATCTACTCGAACGCGAAGATGATCTGCGAGGACAAGTTCTCACTGATCGGAACGCGTGAGCGTCTCGCGATCGAGGAGGCTTTCCAGATCAACGAAGCGCTTCCCTACGGAAGGGCAATCGAGATCATCGCATCTGCTGCCGACGTCCCTCTCGAACGAGCACAGGCAGTGCTTCACGCGCTAGTCTGTACGCGTAGGGCCGCAATCGACATCAGGAAGAAGATCACGCGCGATAGCGCAGTGACGAAACCATGA
- a CDS encoding DNA-binding NarL/FixJ family response regulator (product_source=COG2197; cog=COG2197) codes for MPLHRRALGLRVRHQMSGENGAISGANEDGARFPDACMRHSCNVAIMDLLMRRWAAKDSISMNESLGEN; via the coding sequence ATGCCCCTGCATAGAAGAGCACTGGGCCTGCGTGTACGCCACCAAATGAGCGGAGAGAACGGTGCAATATCCGGTGCCAATGAAGATGGCGCGCGATTCCCCGATGCGTGCATGAGACACTCCTGTAATGTCGCAATCATGGATTTACTGATGCGCCGCTGGGCGGCGAAGGACTCGATTTCGATGAACGAGTCCTTGGGTGAAAACTAA
- a CDS encoding putative ATPase (product_source=COG3910; cath_funfam=3.40.50.300; cog=COG3910; pfam=PF05621; smart=SM00382; superfamily=52540), translated as MTTAMKNNARESNAELRAKLKTLVVKNRRLDLIEERILEMLADTEVLVADDLLREKEAEELRQSITYTELWALPIIGPTGSTKTTSMESIAEKLKRRRRGNRPVLMVKCRASTRTAKQLQVQILEAFGDPQAELMQRRVANFSHKAAMDAIRKVARGAGTHIVVLDEVHNMLGRDKRANAATMAVAIKSLVNDGVFSIVVMGTKDAHLLFQVDAELNSRKFDEISLEPASLSDEQDYEYFFKFVGRVEREMADLGIIDKRIGLIDDIDSRAKIYDLADGVVGVVSRVLMLALRISQRDGRRSIGWDDIKHGFWTWKADQKDDDGNPIAGIYDPFKSNTKPTTNAAIREMSKKLKV; from the coding sequence ATGACGACAGCAATGAAGAACAACGCGCGCGAGAGCAACGCGGAGCTGCGCGCGAAGCTTAAGACTTTGGTGGTCAAGAACCGTCGCCTCGACCTGATCGAGGAACGCATACTTGAGATGCTCGCCGACACGGAAGTCTTGGTTGCGGACGATCTCCTTCGGGAGAAGGAAGCGGAGGAGCTCCGGCAGAGCATCACCTACACGGAGCTGTGGGCCCTCCCAATCATCGGCCCGACCGGTTCGACGAAGACAACCTCCATGGAGAGTATCGCCGAAAAACTGAAACGCAGACGCCGGGGAAACCGACCGGTGCTAATGGTCAAGTGTCGGGCAAGCACGCGGACAGCCAAGCAACTGCAGGTCCAGATCTTGGAAGCCTTTGGAGATCCTCAGGCGGAACTTATGCAAAGGCGGGTCGCCAACTTCTCGCACAAAGCAGCAATGGACGCGATCCGGAAGGTAGCCCGCGGAGCCGGCACGCATATTGTCGTCTTGGATGAGGTCCATAATATGCTTGGGCGCGACAAGCGCGCGAACGCGGCCACTATGGCTGTCGCCATAAAAAGCCTCGTCAACGACGGCGTCTTCTCGATCGTAGTGATGGGTACCAAGGATGCGCATTTGCTCTTCCAAGTTGATGCCGAGCTTAATAGCCGAAAATTTGACGAAATCTCGTTAGAGCCAGCGAGCCTGAGCGATGAGCAAGATTACGAATACTTCTTCAAGTTTGTCGGGCGCGTCGAGCGAGAGATGGCCGACCTTGGTATCATCGACAAACGGATCGGGCTAATCGACGATATCGATAGCCGAGCCAAGATCTATGACCTCGCGGATGGCGTCGTCGGCGTCGTTAGCAGGGTCTTGATGCTGGCACTACGCATCTCACAACGCGATGGCCGCCGCTCCATAGGATGGGACGACATCAAACATGGATTCTGGACCTGGAAGGCGGATCAGAAGGACGACGACGGCAATCCGATAGCGGGCATCTATGACCCCTTCAAATCGAACACGAAGCCGACGACAAACGCTGCCATCCGCGAGATGTCGAAGAAACTTAAGGTGTAA
- a CDS encoding transcriptional regulator with XRE-family HTH domain (product_source=COG1396; cath_funfam=1.10.260.40; cog=COG1396; pfam=PF13560; smart=SM00530; superfamily=47413) has product MVNSPDISPPQLRAARAWLGWSQDKLALRSGVSKHSIARYEQGRSIAYDGTLAKLKSALEAAGIRFHFDGATKGISANTITDAAFDRDN; this is encoded by the coding sequence ATGGTTAACAGCCCTGACATCTCGCCGCCCCAGTTGAGAGCCGCGCGAGCATGGCTCGGGTGGAGCCAAGACAAACTAGCGCTCAGATCAGGTGTCTCAAAGCACTCCATTGCCCGATACGAACAGGGCCGCTCAATAGCCTATGATGGCACACTCGCTAAGCTAAAAAGTGCGTTGGAAGCCGCGGGCATACGCTTCCACTTTGACGGCGCAACAAAGGGCATCAGCGCGAACACAATAACCGACGCTGCGTTCGATCGCGATAATTAG
- a CDS encoding putative phosphodiesterase (product_source=COG0622; cath_funfam=3.60.21.10; cog=COG0622; pfam=PF00149; superfamily=56300): MRLWIISDLHMEQTRGWDLPAGAARPDFDVLVVAGDLITRMERGVEWLLSRVTDEPIIYVAGNHEFWGCDIDRTVEKARLAAAGTSLHILQNNAVMIENVLFVGATLWTNFELFGNRDLAMSYAAEGMNDYHRIRKRRYVERLRPTDTLARHFDSRDFIARATHEARADRTVVVTHHGCVREAVKAGTETDILSAAYTSDCSDLLENVDLWIYGHTHESRDFTVGRTRIVSNSKGYGPWPPKQRGWENMRFDPSYVIEI; this comes from the coding sequence ATGAGACTGTGGATCATCAGTGACCTCCACATGGAGCAGACCCGTGGTTGGGACCTGCCTGCGGGCGCGGCTCGTCCGGATTTCGATGTCCTTGTCGTCGCCGGCGACCTGATCACCCGTATGGAGCGCGGTGTAGAGTGGTTGTTGAGCCGCGTGACCGACGAGCCAATCATCTACGTTGCAGGCAATCATGAATTTTGGGGCTGCGATATCGATCGTACCGTCGAAAAGGCGCGCTTGGCGGCCGCGGGAACGTCTCTTCACATCCTTCAGAACAACGCGGTCATGATCGAAAATGTGCTATTCGTCGGCGCAACCCTCTGGACTAATTTCGAACTCTTCGGGAACCGCGATCTCGCCATGAGTTACGCGGCCGAGGGAATGAACGATTACCATCGGATCCGTAAGCGCCGATATGTAGAGCGTCTACGTCCAACGGACACGCTCGCCCGTCACTTTGACTCCCGCGACTTCATCGCGCGCGCTACGCACGAGGCCCGTGCGGACCGGACCGTCGTCGTCACGCACCACGGATGCGTACGAGAAGCTGTGAAGGCGGGCACGGAGACCGACATACTTTCGGCGGCCTATACCAGCGACTGCTCTGACCTCCTGGAGAACGTGGACCTCTGGATCTACGGACACACACACGAAAGTCGCGACTTCACAGTCGGGCGCACGCGCATCGTCAGCAATTCAAAGGGCTATGGCCCTTGGCCGCCTAAGCAGCGCGGCTGGGAAAACATGCGCTTCGATCCGAGCTACGTGATCGAGATCTGA
- a CDS encoding hypothetical protein (product_source=Hypo-rule applied) codes for MLVVTVDLVPGGYEPLRRTIGSMRVVNVSNLAHVSDYSVDVMEDANPLTGNPPCKAACTVLAHDRRQSVWTLLAKASEEIMKADFVEL; via the coding sequence ATGCTCGTCGTCACAGTCGACCTCGTCCCCGGCGGATACGAACCGCTCCGCCGCACCATCGGCTCGATGCGGGTCGTCAACGTCTCTAACTTAGCGCACGTATCTGACTACTCAGTCGACGTCATGGAAGACGCAAACCCGCTGACCGGCAATCCGCCCTGCAAGGCCGCTTGCACTGTGCTGGCGCACGATCGCAGGCAGAGCGTCTGGACGTTATTGGCGAAGGCTTCGGAGGAGATCATGAAGGCGGACTTCGTCGAACTTTAA
- a CDS encoding putative transposase (product_source=KO:K07497; cath_funfam=3.30.420.10; cog=COG2801; ko=KO:K07497; pfam=PF00665; superfamily=53098), protein MTTLDINVGDIFELPEGRFRFLEEWDDDTLWFLKDKTAKRLPLSEAELIEMLDQGKARRVDIFRRSDGKPKSCNDMGDFGPGEELSQDAVRARTLQFYVRTWDETRGASLGKKGLAKFIAMHREAAYKKVLTHDVQPARLYDAIINCGEPGNRPLRVFRSRRGKSSRQRFIRSVEEAIKETIDFYWDLRARTFTDAYARFRELIKNENDRRGAVGERPLGESNFPRRPETLRRRINATVNYDNWSRKYGQHEATLKFVGTKDSPTATSPLELVIMDHTVIDTWVVFDTEQCLPLGRPTLTVAIDVATRMVLGYLISFEPPSLYSVLTTLKRVVRSKDYVRHVFPEVDFNDGWDGWGLPKTLLVDSAWEFKSPSFQDSLRDVGMEPIWSPVRRPQYKAIGERFFKTLNDRLFHKLPGAVPFGPTEMRLVDIDPRKDAVLSLGDLDELMHHTIIAYHNDEHSSLGGETPAQAWKRKLKKRHVVSDVRSLDHLLGQTAKVRLTRRGIRFKNMTFHDEPVTSRLMDMLVAKAPKRDQPKSPVGSGRSWVKIKYNPIDASCIQVWNDAAKPPRFETLKNRDRRFVFGPQIDGAQRDARRELPIPISFWHAEKVLRFAKDKNLPLKTDEQRWIARRKITAIWERIGRLMPPRETKEAIRGLAQSQGTFDHPSRQPPGEMKASDILFATADPSTSGMGAATLVPAQVAAFERGEDDRFAPKARGKSQKAKAKTKRTLRGKAEIAAEERAEQLTEAVKRRMRQDANDSGPKITDGAANDEGEKMSTEEINKWLDKD, encoded by the coding sequence ATGACGACACTCGATATCAATGTCGGCGACATCTTCGAACTTCCCGAGGGACGATTCCGCTTTCTCGAGGAATGGGATGACGACACTCTCTGGTTCCTCAAGGACAAGACGGCCAAGCGGCTGCCTCTCAGCGAAGCCGAACTCATCGAAATGCTCGACCAGGGCAAAGCGAGGAGAGTCGACATTTTTCGTCGTTCTGATGGGAAGCCGAAGTCATGCAACGATATGGGTGACTTCGGTCCGGGCGAAGAGTTATCGCAGGACGCCGTTCGCGCCCGCACGCTCCAGTTCTATGTTCGCACCTGGGATGAAACACGCGGCGCAAGTCTTGGAAAGAAAGGGCTCGCGAAATTCATCGCAATGCATAGAGAGGCGGCCTACAAAAAGGTCCTCACCCACGACGTTCAGCCAGCACGACTTTACGATGCAATCATCAATTGCGGCGAGCCGGGCAACAGGCCGCTGCGCGTCTTTCGCTCGCGTCGAGGAAAATCGTCGCGGCAGCGCTTCATTCGGTCCGTCGAAGAGGCGATCAAAGAAACCATCGATTTTTATTGGGACCTTCGAGCGCGGACCTTCACTGACGCTTACGCCCGTTTCCGCGAACTGATCAAAAACGAAAACGATCGCAGGGGGGCCGTCGGCGAACGTCCACTCGGCGAATCCAATTTTCCCCGACGGCCGGAGACGTTGAGGCGTCGCATCAACGCAACTGTCAACTACGACAACTGGTCGCGGAAATACGGCCAGCATGAGGCCACTCTCAAATTCGTGGGCACCAAGGACAGCCCGACAGCGACCTCGCCGCTGGAACTGGTGATCATGGATCACACGGTCATCGATACATGGGTTGTGTTTGATACCGAGCAATGCCTCCCGTTGGGACGTCCGACATTGACCGTCGCCATCGACGTCGCGACGCGCATGGTGCTTGGCTATCTTATATCTTTTGAGCCACCGAGCCTCTATTCGGTGCTTACGACCTTGAAGCGCGTGGTCCGCTCCAAGGACTATGTGCGACACGTCTTTCCCGAGGTCGATTTTAACGACGGCTGGGACGGCTGGGGATTGCCGAAGACGCTGCTCGTCGACTCTGCGTGGGAATTTAAGAGCCCGTCGTTCCAGGATTCGCTGCGTGATGTCGGCATGGAGCCTATTTGGTCCCCCGTCAGAAGGCCTCAATACAAGGCAATCGGCGAGCGATTTTTCAAGACTTTAAATGACCGTCTCTTCCACAAGCTGCCGGGCGCGGTTCCGTTCGGCCCGACCGAGATGCGCCTGGTCGATATAGATCCCAGGAAGGACGCGGTTCTTAGTCTGGGCGACCTAGACGAGCTGATGCACCACACCATCATCGCGTACCACAACGACGAGCACTCCAGTCTCGGTGGTGAGACGCCCGCCCAAGCATGGAAACGCAAATTGAAGAAGCGGCACGTCGTCTCCGATGTCCGTTCCCTCGACCATCTGCTCGGGCAAACGGCCAAAGTGAGGCTCACCCGCCGCGGGATCCGCTTCAAGAACATGACTTTCCACGACGAGCCGGTAACGTCGCGGCTGATGGACATGCTGGTCGCGAAGGCGCCAAAGCGAGATCAGCCCAAATCGCCAGTTGGCAGCGGGCGCTCATGGGTGAAGATCAAATATAACCCGATCGACGCCTCCTGCATTCAGGTATGGAACGACGCAGCCAAACCCCCGAGGTTTGAAACGCTCAAAAACCGCGACCGCCGCTTCGTGTTCGGGCCGCAAATCGATGGCGCACAGCGGGACGCGCGCCGCGAACTGCCGATCCCGATCTCCTTCTGGCATGCAGAAAAGGTGCTTCGCTTCGCGAAGGATAAGAATCTCCCGCTTAAGACCGACGAACAGCGATGGATCGCTCGGCGCAAGATTACAGCCATATGGGAGCGGATCGGCCGCCTGATGCCGCCGCGCGAGACCAAGGAAGCGATCCGCGGGTTGGCGCAATCTCAAGGAACATTTGATCATCCCTCCAGGCAGCCGCCGGGCGAGATGAAGGCGTCCGATATCCTTTTCGCCACCGCCGATCCGTCGACGAGCGGAATGGGTGCGGCCACGCTCGTTCCGGCGCAAGTCGCGGCCTTCGAGAGAGGAGAGGACGATCGTTTCGCACCCAAGGCACGCGGCAAAAGCCAAAAAGCCAAGGCAAAGACAAAGCGGACACTGCGAGGAAAGGCTGAGATTGCCGCGGAGGAGCGGGCCGAACAGCTTACCGAGGCGGTGAAGCGACGGATGAGACAAGACGCGAATGACAGTGGCCCGAAGATCACCGACGGAGCCGCGAACGATGAGGGAGAAAAGATGTCAACAGAAGAAATAAATAAGTGGCTCGACAAGGACTGA
- a CDS encoding hypothetical protein (product_source=Hypo-rule applied; superfamily=102588), protein MSIEEENEMVQLERDFESYMKGEEPSLLELERAPMLESWRASFVHVARKEDPQAMVLVLVGSVAGHPQHPDGTRIHTSQLIWLDRNRQWARSWNRVYRLGAR, encoded by the coding sequence ATGTCGATTGAAGAAGAGAATGAGATGGTCCAATTAGAGCGCGACTTCGAGTCCTATATGAAGGGAGAGGAGCCCTCTCTGCTCGAACTGGAGCGCGCGCCGATGCTTGAGAGCTGGCGCGCAAGCTTCGTGCACGTTGCCCGCAAGGAGGATCCTCAGGCCATGGTCCTGGTTCTGGTGGGAAGCGTTGCCGGCCATCCACAGCACCCCGACGGCACCAGGATCCATACTTCACAACTGATCTGGCTCGACCGTAACCGGCAGTGGGCACGCTCCTGGAATCGGGTCTATCGGCTTGGCGCGCGGTAA
- a CDS encoding ATP-dependent Lon protease (product_source=KO:K01338; cath_funfam=3.40.50.300; ko=KO:K01338; pfam=PF00004; smart=SM00382; superfamily=52540): MAGGDRLSKNLSSVPLPVALLWQRSWPHAAGLFWSRIEEIGDVPRDEVATDFWSVDKKRCKEACKTLADLLFAAGHGKEALSALMLAADPTEPQTFEIVLPQLALAIEHFWEWPMARVTKYDILQRLDVWWQAARGDFTDNDSSMFQIVRLAMLDQDDPSEGLPPARVQNEDGQGGKPKEPGIVVMPKGKATKLNDYQSEFKDLVDAKLPLRVARDIGAVRAKLTAEYPHAIGAIDLLLRDLHEGEPVRLSPILLTGPAGVGKTRLVRRLFRDLLGIGVYRYDGGGASDNMFGGSPKAWGNTVPSAPARAVNQTRISNPVVFIDEIDKAGTSSRNGRLWSALLPFLERETARAYRDVSLDAELDLSWISHIATANSIEELPAPLKDRYRIVRVETPRLADLPALAANVLRELAVENGEEAFTWPLATDEIEVIGRAWEKAGFSIRKLQRIVAGTVAARNATAARH, translated from the coding sequence GTGGCTGGCGGCGACCGCTTATCGAAAAATCTATCATCGGTACCTCTGCCGGTAGCGCTCCTGTGGCAACGCAGCTGGCCGCACGCCGCGGGGCTTTTCTGGTCGCGCATAGAAGAAATCGGCGACGTGCCACGGGACGAAGTCGCTACGGATTTCTGGTCTGTGGACAAGAAGCGTTGCAAAGAGGCATGCAAAACTCTCGCCGACCTGTTGTTCGCCGCAGGCCACGGCAAGGAAGCACTCAGTGCACTGATGCTGGCGGCCGATCCGACCGAACCACAGACCTTCGAGATAGTGCTGCCGCAGCTTGCCTTGGCCATCGAACACTTTTGGGAATGGCCGATGGCAAGGGTTACTAAGTACGACATTCTTCAGCGTCTCGACGTCTGGTGGCAGGCCGCGCGGGGTGATTTTACAGACAATGATAGCAGTATGTTCCAGATTGTCCGGCTCGCGATGTTGGACCAGGACGACCCTTCGGAGGGTCTACCGCCGGCGCGCGTACAGAACGAAGATGGTCAGGGAGGCAAGCCGAAGGAACCGGGCATCGTCGTCATGCCGAAGGGCAAAGCAACAAAACTCAACGACTACCAGTCCGAATTCAAGGACCTGGTGGACGCCAAGCTGCCGCTGCGGGTTGCCAGAGACATCGGCGCCGTGCGCGCAAAACTGACGGCCGAATACCCTCATGCCATTGGCGCGATCGACCTCTTGCTGCGCGACCTGCATGAAGGTGAGCCGGTGCGGCTGTCGCCGATTTTGCTGACGGGTCCCGCAGGCGTCGGCAAGACACGGTTGGTGCGCAGACTTTTCCGCGACCTGCTCGGCATAGGTGTGTATCGCTATGACGGCGGAGGTGCGAGCGACAACATGTTCGGTGGCAGCCCGAAGGCTTGGGGTAATACGGTTCCGTCCGCGCCCGCGCGAGCTGTCAACCAGACACGAATATCGAACCCCGTCGTTTTTATCGACGAGATCGACAAGGCAGGCACATCGTCGCGCAATGGCCGTTTGTGGAGTGCCCTCCTGCCATTTCTGGAGCGTGAAACGGCGCGCGCCTACCGCGACGTCTCACTCGATGCTGAGTTGGACCTATCCTGGATTTCACACATCGCGACTGCGAACAGCATTGAAGAATTGCCGGCGCCGCTGAAGGACCGCTATCGCATCGTCAGGGTGGAGACGCCGCGGCTCGCAGACCTGCCGGCGTTGGCGGCTAACGTGCTCCGGGAGCTCGCGGTCGAGAACGGGGAGGAAGCATTCACGTGGCCACTTGCGACCGATGAGATCGAGGTAATCGGGCGAGCCTGGGAGAAGGCCGGATTCAGTATTCGTAAGCTGCAAAGGATTGTGGCGGGCACCGTTGCGGCGCGAAATGCTACCGCAGCGAGACACTAG
- a CDS encoding transposase-like protein (product_source=COG2963; cog=COG2963; superfamily=46689) — translation MPRPIPDESLLGYVSRALSRTVCNSLYLAFNLIGKVHAKQRPRPYNLTTEDVDGLARLFKVDPEQFRARLYPWGTFEHAEELTIEFFGTKIRAQYFEAEIRRVSPRSLSISPHHKAIWDLRPFSFDPDTRERLLDRCPICKSRLGWSTMYGPFRCDKCAKEQGLSTDLRDFPQPIIEVDDEEAVNFVVGLVDPSLEKRAAAMRLVPDELSSATSSDLFDAVISIASVLSPANARRTHRVGRPKTVDEFAELTPDRLALAVRALIGGESDFGNVADAMRVFMSQRPASHGVFKELGPLAAIAGDRRIAPAVRSHVKTAIERDLARTQNVSLVRRRTTQIGRHVSDEWLNINELNGEFGLRDVVLKRLADSGHVATKRVFGATAPIQMRRTEVAPFIACYKGAVSERTARGMLKVSSAVLTELAERKIIERTTGATVAMLGNKAHFTRSSINAVLIAIKKRARPKKANSTSIQMFSAVRTFGSHDSWATIISLILTGDIVVRRSGSRSNDWRRNVAIDDLNEFCRAVENAGGTEKGRREKWVSREQAAQILGVANLAVIGPMSGAGLLNPRIAGGVHIYKRAEIEAAAKKYIFGPEMLERTVFNAYHELNRWLRSHGVEPEFQFDGPILIFNRKAFDGVIPFQPPLLQKLTREGRFYSIEEKKQVVEAVLAGSPVGYVSRHMGCRLRLVVKWLEEYRASGQITSNTKLDGCRNRLHLIIEENPKLTRREIMRLLENEGVKVSANSIFRFMKKLDYFQDSDGNYRRRTQTVSALPVR, via the coding sequence ATGCCCCGTCCTATTCCAGACGAGAGCCTGTTAGGGTACGTGAGCCGTGCTCTGAGCAGAACTGTCTGCAACAGCCTCTATTTGGCGTTCAACCTGATAGGAAAGGTTCATGCCAAACAACGGCCGCGGCCGTATAATCTGACAACCGAGGATGTGGACGGTCTCGCGAGGCTGTTTAAAGTCGACCCCGAGCAGTTTCGCGCGAGGCTCTATCCCTGGGGAACGTTCGAGCATGCAGAAGAGTTGACCATCGAGTTCTTCGGCACGAAGATTCGCGCGCAATATTTCGAAGCGGAGATCCGCCGTGTCTCGCCGCGCTCGTTGTCGATCTCACCGCATCACAAGGCGATTTGGGATCTGAGACCGTTTTCCTTCGATCCCGATACGAGGGAACGCCTGCTCGATCGATGCCCGATCTGTAAAAGCAGGCTGGGATGGTCGACAATGTATGGACCTTTCAGATGCGACAAATGTGCTAAGGAGCAGGGGCTCTCCACAGATCTCCGCGACTTTCCTCAGCCGATTATCGAAGTCGATGACGAGGAAGCTGTAAACTTCGTCGTAGGCTTGGTAGATCCTAGCCTTGAAAAACGAGCGGCGGCGATGCGGCTTGTTCCTGACGAGCTGAGCTCCGCGACGAGCTCTGATTTATTTGATGCGGTTATCTCAATCGCGAGCGTCCTGTCGCCGGCCAACGCTCGCCGAACCCACAGGGTCGGGCGGCCCAAGACGGTCGACGAGTTCGCTGAACTGACCCCGGACCGACTCGCCTTGGCCGTGCGCGCGCTCATCGGTGGCGAGAGTGACTTTGGAAACGTCGCTGACGCCATGAGGGTTTTCATGAGTCAGCGACCGGCGTCGCACGGCGTCTTCAAGGAGCTGGGGCCGCTCGCCGCGATCGCCGGTGACCGACGTATTGCTCCGGCAGTTCGCTCACACGTAAAGACAGCTATCGAGCGTGATCTCGCGCGGACGCAAAACGTCAGCCTGGTCAGAAGGCGCACTACACAAATAGGACGCCATGTAAGCGATGAATGGCTGAATATTAACGAACTCAATGGGGAGTTCGGCCTAAGAGACGTTGTGCTTAAGCGCTTGGCCGACAGCGGGCACGTGGCGACAAAGCGCGTATTTGGGGCAACAGCACCAATTCAGATGAGACGTACAGAGGTGGCGCCGTTCATCGCGTGTTACAAGGGGGCAGTCAGCGAAAGGACTGCACGGGGCATGCTAAAAGTCTCGTCTGCGGTGTTGACGGAACTCGCAGAACGGAAAATTATTGAGCGTACAACTGGCGCTACCGTTGCCATGCTTGGTAACAAAGCTCATTTCACCCGGTCGTCGATCAACGCGGTCCTAATTGCCATCAAAAAACGAGCTCGACCAAAAAAAGCGAATTCTACGAGTATCCAGATGTTCTCCGCCGTGCGGACTTTTGGTTCGCATGATTCTTGGGCGACTATCATCAGTCTCATTCTAACCGGAGATATCGTCGTCCGGCGCTCGGGCAGCAGATCGAATGACTGGCGGCGCAACGTCGCCATAGACGATCTGAACGAATTCTGTAGAGCCGTGGAAAATGCCGGAGGCACAGAGAAGGGGAGGCGGGAGAAGTGGGTGAGTAGGGAGCAAGCTGCGCAGATACTGGGCGTAGCGAACCTAGCCGTGATCGGGCCGATGTCTGGTGCTGGACTGCTGAATCCACGGATCGCAGGCGGCGTCCACATTTATAAGCGCGCGGAGATCGAGGCAGCAGCGAAGAAATACATCTTCGGCCCAGAGATGCTCGAAAGGACGGTGTTCAATGCCTATCACGAATTAAATCGTTGGCTGCGCTCGCACGGCGTGGAGCCGGAATTCCAATTCGATGGGCCAATTCTGATTTTCAATCGCAAGGCATTTGATGGGGTGATACCATTTCAACCTCCGTTGCTGCAAAAGCTTACCAGAGAAGGAAGATTTTACTCGATCGAGGAGAAGAAGCAGGTTGTCGAGGCCGTTTTAGCCGGATCTCCTGTCGGCTACGTCAGCAGACACATGGGCTGTAGGCTCAGGTTAGTTGTCAAATGGCTTGAAGAGTATCGAGCGAGCGGCCAGATCACTAGCAACACAAAACTGGACGGGTGCCGCAATAGGCTCCACTTGATCATCGAAGAGAACCCGAAGCTAACGCGTAGAGAAATCATGCGTCTTCTGGAAAATGAAGGCGTCAAAGTGAGTGCTAACTCAATCTTCCGTTTTATGAAGAAACTGGACTACTTTCAAGATTCAGACGGAAACTATCGACGGCGGACTCAAACAGTTAGCGCTCTCCCCGTCCGATAA